The Thermoanaerobaculia bacterium DNA window CTCTCGCGCGTGATGGAGATCGTGCTCTGCTTCCCGACGCTCTTCTTCGTCCTGGCGCTCGTCGCGATCCTCGAGCCGTCGGCCGGGACGATCGTGCTCGCGATCGGGTTGACGTCGTGGCCCAACGAGGCCCGGTACGCCCGGGCGGAGATTTTGAGAACGCGCCGGCTCGACTTCGTGCGGGCCGCGAGGGCGGCCGGCGCCGGGCCGCTGCGGATCTTCTTGCGCCATCTCGTTCCGGCCGCGCTCCCTCCGGTGCTGGTCTCGGCGACGTTCGGCGTCGCATCGGCGATCCTCGCGGAGTCCGCGCTGTCGTTCCTCGGGATCGGCGTTCCCCCTCCGCAGCCCTCCTGGGGCGGCGTCCTCGCGCTCTCGGAGGCGTACGCGGACCGCGCCTGGTGGCTGGCGGTCTTCCCGGGGCTCGCGATATTCGCGGCCGTGACCGCCTACAATCTGGTCGGGGAAGCGTGGCGCGAGCGGCTGGGCGGAGCGGCCGCGCTCCCGCCGGCCGGGCCCTTTCGGAGGGCCCGCGGCGAAGCGCCGGAGGAGATCGCATGACGGAGAGAATCGCGGTGTATCCCGGGTCGTTCGACCCGATCACGAACGGGCACCTCGACATCATCGAGCGCGCGCGGGGACTGTGCGACCGCCTGGTCCTGGCGGTCCTCGTCAACGACGAGAAGCGGCCGCTCTTCTCGGTCGAGCAGCGGATCGCGCTCATCCGCGAGAACGTCCTCCCGTCCGACGGGGCGCGCGTCGAGGTGCGCGAGTTCTCCGGCCTCCTCGTCGATTTCGCCCGATCGGTCGGCGCGCGGATGATCGTGCGCGGCCTGCGGGCGATGTCGGATTTCGAATACGAGTTCCAGATGGCGCTGATGAACCGCCGGCTCGCGCCGCGCGTCGAGACCGTCTTCCTCATGGCGAAGGAGGAGTATTCGTACGTCTCCTCCCGGCTCGTCAAAGAGGTCGCGCGGCTGGGCGGCGACGTTTCGGCGCTCACCCCTCCCGGAGCGGCGCGGGCGCTGCGAAAGGCTTACGCGGCGCCGCGTCGCGGGCGGGTCAG harbors:
- a CDS encoding ABC transporter permease, translated to MSEGRLGAALLIGLIAVAVLSPLIATDLPLLSRDAGGWHAPALAGYPFLGRGRPEPGMPILRAPVPYSPYGISLSERLEPPSRAHWLGTDDLGRDVLARLVAAAPVSLAIGLTASLLSMTLGLAIGGAAGAAGGAVDLVLSRVMEIVLCFPTLFFVLALVAILEPSAGTIVLAIGLTSWPNEARYARAEILRTRRLDFVRAARAAGAGPLRIFLRHLVPAALPPVLVSATFGVASAILAESALSFLGIGVPPPQPSWGGVLALSEAYADRAWWLAVFPGLAIFAAVTAYNLVGEAWRERLGGAAALPPAGPFRRARGEAPEEIA
- the coaD gene encoding pantetheine-phosphate adenylyltransferase, producing MTERIAVYPGSFDPITNGHLDIIERARGLCDRLVLAVLVNDEKRPLFSVEQRIALIRENVLPSDGARVEVREFSGLLVDFARSVGARMIVRGLRAMSDFEYEFQMALMNRRLAPRVETVFLMAKEEYSYVSSRLVKEVARLGGDVSALTPPGAARALRKAYAAPRRGRVRKRPALRRTGRTPRGSTAES